The proteins below are encoded in one region of Thioalkalivibrio sp. K90mix:
- a CDS encoding DUF2062 domain-containing protein yields MAKHIIRRLFPGMEGVRGHRALSPLGPRLRSPDLWHLNRRSVAGAFAVGLFVTFLPIPMQMLVAAIVALIVRVNLPISVILVWISNPITMPPMLYMAYTVGRKLLGEPPRDVHLDWSWEWFSTELLTIWQPLLLGSLLFATLASLSGYLLVRVLWRVNVVQRLRTRRALRRLRQEREREKAEKDDSGR; encoded by the coding sequence ATGGCGAAGCACATCATCAGAAGGCTGTTCCCCGGCATGGAGGGCGTGCGCGGCCATCGCGCACTCTCCCCACTGGGGCCGCGCCTGCGGTCTCCGGATCTGTGGCATCTGAACCGCCGCTCCGTGGCTGGTGCGTTTGCCGTTGGGCTGTTCGTGACCTTCCTGCCTATCCCTATGCAGATGCTGGTCGCCGCGATTGTCGCGCTGATTGTGCGCGTCAACCTGCCCATCTCGGTGATCCTGGTCTGGATCTCCAACCCGATCACCATGCCTCCCATGTTGTATATGGCCTATACCGTCGGCCGCAAGCTGCTGGGTGAGCCGCCCCGCGATGTGCATCTCGACTGGAGTTGGGAATGGTTCAGTACCGAGCTGCTGACCATCTGGCAGCCGCTACTGCTCGGCAGCCTGCTCTTCGCGACGCTGGCCAGCCTCTCCGGATATCTGCTGGTGCGTGTGCTGTGGCGCGTGAATGTCGTACAGCGCCTGCGGACCCGTCGCGCGTTGCGGCGGTTGCGTCAGGAGCGGGAAAGGGAAAAAGCGGAAAAAGACGATTCG
- a CDS encoding DNA internalization-related competence protein ComEC/Rec2 → MMVAVLGLIAGVWGLHQLPVLPVLLEGPLRVFLPVAGALVALGWVQAARRGSPFTWLPAASLGLLAGVWLALPHATDWSGKVVGPEWSGVEVSVRAQVVSLPEHGERRSRFRVGVSEIEQGSPGLELEGRELWVSTFPARPAIQVGDSLRLDLRLRGVDGPRNPGGFDAAGWFYREGMHGSAVARSVTPLAGVHEGARGRVVMHRLRAAMQARLERAAPDLRHPGLVQALVIGNRQAMTESEWQAFLHTGTNHLMAISGLHVALVAGFAGGIAGWLWSGVAVIRRLRRWLFMGVVGLVAATGYAVLAGFSIPTQRALLMLIALTLAVLSRREGVAWRALALAAAMVLIVHPPSVLAPGFWFSFGAVAVILLLLQGRVGTTGWREGLRIQVVLAIAMLPLSLAWFQLGSWVAPVANLVAVPMVTLLILPLLLVGALLAWGWPAAGGLLLGIADGLLALLVMTLEALAGIPVLVDQRHVPVAASLLGGVAVFLALQPLARRLAPWIAVAAIALVAPLRPDFAAGQWRVQVLDVGAGQATIVETRRHALLIDAGPGREGGFSAGDRIVVPALRAGGIRSLGTLMVTHEHAGHAGGVAAVREQISVRRTLRRTPVSHGTDERCEKGDQWNWDGVRFEVLHPPPGWNDDSSASCVLKVEGADATLLVMGGLDGLGEAVMRRGTAGFAVDLLVAPRTSNPRALQDDWLAQFPPGQVWAATTAEGAGLPDEARKRLELSGIPLYETGRSGALVTSSTQLDSAPATGRPRLRFWHPISPDRNEP, encoded by the coding sequence ATGATGGTCGCGGTGCTGGGTCTGATCGCCGGTGTGTGGGGGTTGCACCAGCTCCCCGTCCTGCCTGTCTTGCTCGAAGGTCCATTGAGAGTGTTCCTGCCTGTCGCTGGCGCGCTGGTCGCACTTGGCTGGGTCCAGGCGGCTCGGCGAGGTTCTCCTTTCACGTGGTTGCCAGCAGCCTCGCTGGGGTTGCTCGCGGGCGTGTGGCTGGCACTCCCGCATGCGACGGACTGGTCGGGCAAGGTCGTGGGTCCCGAGTGGTCGGGAGTCGAGGTCTCGGTGCGGGCACAGGTGGTCAGTTTGCCGGAGCACGGGGAGCGGCGCAGCCGGTTCCGGGTTGGGGTGTCGGAGATCGAGCAGGGCAGCCCGGGGCTGGAGCTTGAAGGCCGCGAGTTGTGGGTGAGCACCTTCCCCGCGCGGCCGGCGATACAGGTGGGTGATTCGCTGCGGCTGGACTTGCGATTGCGTGGTGTCGACGGCCCCCGCAACCCCGGGGGATTCGATGCCGCAGGCTGGTTCTACCGCGAGGGGATGCACGGCAGCGCCGTTGCGCGTTCCGTTACCCCACTGGCAGGCGTGCACGAGGGGGCCAGGGGCCGCGTGGTCATGCACCGCCTTCGGGCCGCAATGCAGGCACGTCTGGAGCGCGCGGCACCGGATTTGCGTCACCCGGGCCTGGTGCAGGCGCTGGTCATCGGCAATCGTCAGGCCATGACCGAGAGTGAATGGCAGGCCTTTCTACACACCGGGACGAATCACCTGATGGCGATTTCCGGGTTGCATGTGGCCCTGGTGGCGGGGTTTGCCGGCGGCATTGCCGGATGGTTGTGGTCCGGGGTGGCCGTTATAAGACGGCTGCGGCGCTGGCTGTTCATGGGTGTGGTCGGGCTGGTGGCCGCCACGGGCTATGCGGTACTCGCCGGTTTCAGCATCCCGACCCAAAGGGCTTTGCTGATGCTGATTGCGCTCACGCTTGCGGTGCTGTCGCGTCGCGAGGGTGTTGCCTGGCGCGCCCTGGCCCTTGCCGCGGCCATGGTGCTGATTGTGCACCCACCGAGCGTGCTGGCCCCGGGGTTCTGGTTCTCGTTCGGCGCGGTGGCCGTGATCCTGCTGCTGTTGCAGGGTCGGGTCGGGACGACCGGCTGGCGCGAAGGCCTGCGCATCCAGGTCGTGCTGGCGATTGCGATGCTGCCGCTCAGTCTGGCCTGGTTCCAGCTGGGCTCCTGGGTCGCACCCGTGGCCAACCTGGTCGCGGTGCCGATGGTGACGCTATTGATCTTGCCGTTGTTGCTGGTCGGTGCCTTGCTCGCGTGGGGGTGGCCGGCCGCAGGTGGCTTGTTGTTAGGCATTGCGGATGGCCTGTTGGCACTGCTGGTGATGACGCTCGAGGCACTGGCAGGGATCCCTGTCCTGGTGGACCAGCGCCATGTGCCGGTGGCCGCGTCCCTGCTGGGCGGGGTGGCTGTTTTCCTGGCCTTGCAGCCGCTCGCCCGGCGATTGGCGCCCTGGATTGCAGTGGCTGCGATCGCCCTGGTCGCGCCGTTGCGCCCGGACTTTGCGGCCGGGCAGTGGCGCGTTCAGGTCCTGGACGTTGGCGCCGGGCAGGCCACCATCGTCGAGACCCGACGACACGCGCTGTTAATTGATGCGGGTCCGGGCCGGGAGGGCGGCTTCAGCGCGGGTGACCGGATTGTGGTGCCGGCCTTGCGGGCGGGCGGCATCCGCTCCCTGGGCACGCTGATGGTGACGCACGAGCATGCCGGGCACGCCGGCGGCGTGGCGGCAGTCCGGGAACAGATCTCGGTGAGGCGCACGCTGCGGCGCACCCCGGTGAGCCATGGCACTGACGAACGTTGCGAAAAGGGGGATCAGTGGAACTGGGACGGTGTGCGCTTCGAGGTACTCCATCCGCCGCCGGGCTGGAATGACGACTCGTCCGCGTCCTGTGTGCTGAAGGTGGAGGGGGCGGACGCGACCCTGCTGGTCATGGGCGGGCTGGATGGTCTCGGCGAGGCCGTGATGCGTCGGGGCACCGCAGGATTTGCGGTTGACTTGCTGGTAGCGCCGAGGACTTCCAACCCGCGCGCCCTGCAGGACGACTGGCTGGCGCAATTCCCGCCCGGTCAGGTTTGGGCTGCGACGACTGCCGAGGGTGCCGGTTTGCCCGACGAGGCACGGAAACGGCTGGAGCTAAGCGGTATTCCCCTGTACGAGACTGGGCGCAGCGGGGCGCTGGTCACGAGCAGTACCCAACTCGACAGCGCTCCGGCGACAGGCCGTCCGCGGCTGCGATTCTGGCATCCAATAAGCCCTGACCGAAATGAGCCCTGA
- the mtnA gene encoding S-methyl-5-thioribose-1-phosphate isomerase: MTEHRSDTIRPIRFEDGNLYLLDQRLLPGEAVRQCYTDAGEVATAIRDMVVRGAPAIGITAAFGVVLACQKARGRDDWRERVAADMDRLRASRPTAVNLFWALDRMAREVDGAPDPEAAIEAATTAARQMLDDDIAGNRRMGRHGASLIEPGHAVLTHCNTGSLATGGYGTALGVIRAAWDEGRVTEVFADETRPWLQGSRLTAWELVHDGIPVQLLCEGAAASLLRSGRVGWVIVGSDRIAANGDVANKIGTYGLALLARAHGVRFMVAAPLSTIDFDMPDGEGIPIEQRAEDEVLALAGKRVAADGARAYNPAFDVTPAHLVDAIVTEHGVVEAPDRDKLAALRRKAVAGEPVVEG; the protein is encoded by the coding sequence ATGACCGAACACCGCTCCGACACGATCCGCCCGATTCGCTTTGAAGACGGCAACCTCTATCTGCTCGACCAGCGCCTGTTGCCGGGCGAGGCCGTGCGCCAGTGCTACACCGATGCCGGCGAGGTGGCGACCGCGATACGCGACATGGTCGTGCGCGGTGCGCCCGCCATCGGGATCACGGCCGCGTTCGGGGTCGTGCTGGCCTGCCAGAAAGCCCGGGGGCGGGACGACTGGCGCGAGCGCGTGGCCGCGGACATGGATCGCCTGCGGGCCTCGCGGCCCACGGCGGTGAATCTGTTCTGGGCACTGGACCGCATGGCCCGGGAGGTCGATGGCGCCCCGGATCCGGAGGCCGCCATTGAGGCGGCTACGACCGCGGCCCGGCAGATGCTGGACGACGACATCGCGGGCAACCGTCGCATGGGGCGGCACGGGGCTTCCTTGATTGAGCCGGGACATGCGGTGCTGACCCACTGCAATACGGGTTCGCTGGCCACCGGGGGCTATGGCACGGCCCTGGGGGTGATTCGCGCGGCCTGGGACGAGGGTCGGGTGACCGAGGTCTTTGCCGACGAGACACGCCCGTGGCTCCAGGGGAGCCGGCTGACCGCCTGGGAACTCGTGCATGACGGTATCCCGGTACAGCTGCTGTGCGAAGGGGCGGCCGCCAGTCTGCTGCGTTCCGGACGCGTCGGCTGGGTGATCGTGGGTTCCGACCGCATTGCGGCGAACGGCGATGTGGCGAACAAGATCGGCACCTATGGGCTGGCCCTCCTGGCCCGTGCCCACGGCGTGCGCTTTATGGTCGCGGCCCCGTTGTCGACCATCGACTTCGACATGCCGGACGGGGAGGGTATCCCGATCGAGCAGCGCGCCGAAGACGAGGTTTTGGCGCTCGCCGGGAAGCGCGTGGCCGCGGACGGCGCCCGGGCCTACAACCCGGCGTTCGACGTCACGCCGGCGCACCTGGTCGACGCGATCGTGACCGAGCACGGTGTGGTCGAGGCGCCGGATCGGGACAAACTGGCCGCCCTGCGGCGGAAAGCCGTCGCTGGAGAGCCTGTTGTGGAGGGCTGA
- the gyrA gene encoding DNA gyrase subunit A, whose product MAEFAKEIFPVNLEDEMQQSYLDYAMSVIVGRALPDVRDGLKPVHRRVLYAMRELGNDYNKPYKKSARVVGDVIGKYHPHGDSAVYDAIVRMAQPFSMRYMLADGQGNFGSIDGDSPAAMRYTEVRMARIAAELLADIDKETVDFIDNYDGSETEPAVLPSKFPNLLVNGSAGIAVGMATNIPPHNLREVINACVALIDDPEISIEGLMEHVPGPDFPTAGIINGVEGVREAYRTGRGRVLIRARSHVEPLEGGQREAIVVTELPYQVNKARLTEKIAELVKEKRIDGISELRDESDKDGMRLVIELKRGEMAEVVLNHLYMHTQMQNVFGINIVALVDGQPKVLDLRQVLESFLRHRREVVTRRTIFDLRKARERAHILEGLAIALANIDPVIELIRAAPNPAEAKAGLLARSWPLGVVSDMLDRAGASASRPEDLAADYGVGDDGYRLSEAQAQAILDLRLHRLTGLEQDKILDEYRELLDLIEDLLDILGSGERLQQEIRNELLAVAEQFGDERRSEIRERQANLTLEDLIGEEDVVVTLSHAGYVKYQPVADYRAQRRGGRGKAAASFKEEDFVDRLLVANTHDTVLCFSSRGRVYWLKVYELPQGSRASRGKPIVNLLPLEADERINAILPVREYDPDHYVFMVTARGTVKKTPLTDFSRRRSTGIIAVDLRDDDYLVDVSLTDGQMDVMLVTTAGKAVRFSENDVRPMGRTACGVRGVRMESDHRVIALLNVAEGAALLATENGYGKRTRFDEFPVHRRGGQGVIGIQTEGRNGPLVGAARVLEDDEAMLITTGGTLVRTPVDQIPLIGRNTQGVRLIRLDEGERLVELARVEKLQGEDEDLDDDSDSEDDESTQNTMDNGDPE is encoded by the coding sequence ATGGCTGAATTTGCCAAGGAAATCTTCCCGGTCAATCTCGAAGACGAGATGCAGCAGTCCTACCTCGATTACGCGATGAGCGTAATCGTGGGCCGGGCCCTCCCCGATGTCCGTGACGGCCTCAAGCCGGTCCATCGCCGCGTGCTCTACGCGATGCGCGAGCTGGGCAACGACTACAACAAGCCGTACAAGAAGTCGGCGCGCGTGGTCGGTGACGTGATCGGTAAATACCACCCGCATGGTGACTCCGCCGTCTACGACGCCATCGTGCGCATGGCGCAGCCGTTCTCGATGCGCTACATGCTGGCCGACGGGCAGGGCAACTTCGGCTCCATTGACGGTGATTCCCCGGCCGCCATGCGTTATACCGAGGTGCGCATGGCGCGCATCGCGGCCGAGCTGCTGGCCGATATCGACAAGGAAACCGTCGACTTCATCGACAACTACGACGGCTCCGAGACGGAGCCGGCGGTACTGCCGAGCAAGTTTCCCAACCTGCTGGTCAACGGCTCCGCCGGGATCGCGGTGGGGATGGCGACCAACATCCCGCCGCACAACCTGCGCGAGGTGATCAACGCCTGTGTGGCGCTGATTGATGACCCGGAGATCTCCATCGAAGGTCTGATGGAGCACGTGCCGGGCCCCGATTTCCCGACGGCCGGGATCATCAACGGCGTGGAAGGCGTGCGCGAGGCCTATCGCACTGGTCGTGGCCGGGTGCTGATCCGGGCGCGCTCGCATGTCGAGCCGCTGGAGGGCGGACAGCGCGAGGCGATCGTCGTCACCGAACTCCCGTACCAGGTGAACAAGGCCCGCCTGACCGAGAAGATCGCCGAGCTGGTCAAGGAAAAGCGCATCGACGGCATCTCGGAGCTGCGCGACGAGTCGGACAAGGACGGCATGCGCCTGGTCATCGAGCTCAAGCGCGGCGAGATGGCCGAGGTGGTCCTGAACCACCTGTACATGCACACGCAGATGCAGAACGTCTTCGGCATCAACATCGTCGCCCTGGTTGACGGCCAGCCGAAGGTGCTGGATCTGCGTCAGGTGCTGGAGTCCTTTCTGCGGCATCGCCGCGAGGTGGTTACCCGCCGCACGATCTTCGACCTGCGCAAGGCGCGCGAGCGCGCCCATATCCTGGAAGGCCTGGCGATCGCGCTGGCCAACATCGACCCGGTGATCGAACTGATCCGTGCCGCCCCCAACCCGGCCGAGGCCAAGGCCGGCCTGCTGGCGCGCAGCTGGCCGCTGGGCGTGGTCAGCGACATGCTCGACCGGGCCGGGGCCAGCGCCTCGCGTCCGGAGGATCTGGCAGCGGACTACGGCGTGGGCGACGACGGCTATCGCCTGTCCGAGGCCCAGGCGCAGGCGATTCTGGATCTGCGCCTGCACCGCCTGACCGGGCTGGAACAGGACAAGATCCTCGACGAATACCGCGAGTTGCTGGACCTGATCGAGGACCTGCTCGACATCCTCGGCTCGGGTGAGCGCCTGCAGCAGGAGATCCGCAACGAACTGCTGGCCGTGGCCGAGCAGTTCGGCGACGAACGCCGTAGCGAGATCCGCGAGCGCCAGGCGAACCTCACCCTGGAAGACCTGATCGGCGAGGAAGACGTCGTGGTGACGCTCTCCCACGCCGGCTATGTGAAGTACCAGCCGGTGGCCGACTACCGCGCGCAACGCCGAGGCGGTCGCGGCAAGGCGGCCGCGAGCTTCAAGGAAGAGGACTTTGTCGACCGGTTGCTGGTCGCGAACACGCACGACACGGTGCTGTGTTTCTCCAGCCGCGGGCGGGTCTACTGGCTGAAAGTCTATGAACTGCCACAGGGTTCGCGCGCCTCGCGTGGCAAGCCGATCGTGAATCTGCTGCCGCTGGAAGCGGACGAGCGAATCAACGCCATCCTGCCGGTGCGCGAGTACGACCCGGACCACTATGTGTTCATGGTGACCGCGCGCGGAACGGTCAAGAAGACCCCGCTGACCGACTTCTCGCGCCGCCGCTCGACCGGGATCATCGCGGTGGATCTGCGCGACGACGATTACCTGGTGGACGTTTCGCTTACCGATGGCCAGATGGACGTAATGCTCGTTACCACGGCCGGCAAGGCAGTGCGCTTCTCCGAGAACGACGTGCGGCCGATGGGCCGTACCGCCTGCGGTGTGCGCGGCGTGCGCATGGAATCGGATCATCGCGTGATTGCGCTGCTCAATGTCGCCGAGGGTGCCGCCTTGCTGGCCACCGAGAACGGCTACGGCAAGCGGACTCGCTTCGACGAATTCCCGGTCCACCGTCGTGGCGGCCAGGGCGTGATCGGGATCCAAACCGAGGGGCGCAACGGGCCACTGGTCGGGGCCGCGCGCGTGCTGGAAGACGACGAGGCGATGCTGATCACCACGGGCGGTACGCTGGTGCGTACACCGGTGGACCAGATCCCGCTGATCGGGCGCAATACGCAGGGTGTGCGGCTGATCCGCCTGGACGAGGGCGAGCGCCTGGTGGAACTGGCCCGGGTCGAAAAGCTGCAGGGCGAGGATGAAGACCTGGACGACGACAGCGACAGCGAGGACGACGAATCCACGCAGAACACCATGGACAACGGAGATCCGGAATGA
- the serC gene encoding 3-phosphoserine/phosphohydroxythreonine transaminase: MSRVHNFSAGPAALPQAVLERAREELIDFHGAGMSVMEMSHRGKPFMQVAEKAEQDLRKLMNIPDNYSVLFLQGGATGQFAAIPMNLHSGGKPMDYIDTGAWSGKAIKEAQKFGPVNIVASSQASGYASIPARDSWNLDPNAAYVHYTPNETIGGVEFHEVPDVGGKPLVADMSSTILSRPIDVSKFGVIYAGAQKNIGPAGLTVVIVRNDLLDKESNPNLPAVVDWTLQAKNDSMYNTPPTFGWYLAGLVFEWLLEQGGLDKMAEINQRKAEKLYHFVDNSAFYRNPVEPDARSWMNVPFILADDSLDGTFLNEADAAGLSSLKGHRSVGGMRASIYNAVPESAVDALIEFMADFENRHA; the protein is encoded by the coding sequence ATGAGCCGAGTGCATAACTTCAGTGCGGGGCCGGCTGCGCTGCCGCAGGCGGTCCTGGAACGGGCACGCGAAGAACTGATCGATTTCCATGGCGCCGGGATGTCGGTTATGGAGATGAGCCATCGCGGCAAGCCGTTCATGCAGGTTGCCGAGAAGGCGGAGCAAGACCTGCGCAAGCTGATGAACATTCCGGACAACTACAGTGTGCTGTTCCTGCAGGGTGGGGCGACCGGCCAGTTTGCGGCGATCCCAATGAACCTGCACTCGGGCGGAAAACCGATGGACTACATCGACACCGGGGCCTGGTCGGGCAAGGCGATCAAGGAAGCCCAGAAGTTCGGGCCGGTGAATATCGTCGCCAGCTCGCAGGCCAGTGGCTACGCCTCGATCCCGGCGCGCGACAGCTGGAATCTGGACCCGAATGCCGCCTACGTGCACTACACCCCGAACGAGACGATCGGTGGCGTGGAGTTTCACGAGGTCCCGGATGTCGGGGGCAAGCCGCTGGTGGCGGACATGTCCTCCACCATCCTCTCGCGCCCGATCGACGTGTCGAAATTTGGCGTGATCTACGCGGGCGCGCAGAAGAACATCGGGCCCGCCGGGCTGACCGTGGTGATTGTTCGCAATGACCTGCTGGACAAAGAGTCGAATCCGAATCTGCCGGCGGTGGTCGACTGGACGCTGCAGGCGAAAAACGACTCCATGTACAACACGCCGCCGACCTTCGGCTGGTACTTGGCGGGACTGGTCTTCGAGTGGCTTCTGGAGCAGGGCGGGCTGGACAAGATGGCCGAGATCAACCAGCGCAAGGCCGAGAAACTCTATCATTTCGTGGATAACTCGGCGTTTTATCGCAACCCGGTCGAGCCGGATGCGCGTTCGTGGATGAACGTGCCGTTTATCCTCGCGGACGACTCGCTGGATGGTACGTTCCTGAACGAGGCCGATGCCGCCGGGCTGTCGTCGCTGAAAGGGCATCGTTCGGTGGGCGGTATGCGCGCTAGCATCTACAACGCCGTGCCGGAGAGTGCTGTGGACGCGCTGATCGAGTTCATGGCGGACTTCGAGAACCGCCACGCCTGA
- a CDS encoding 3-phosphoglycerate dehydrogenase family protein: protein MYRIQTYNNIAIRGLDRFPRDRYEVASDINQPDALMLRSFNLHDVDIPESVLAVGRAGSGVNNIPVTALSDRGVAVFNAPGANANAVKELVIAGLLLGARNLLPAAGYVQELDPSKDDFMAAVEHGKKRFTGFELPGRKLAVLGLGAIGVGVANAAKALGMEVVGFDPKVTVENAWRLDSDIERARSVEAALEGADAVTVHVPLTENTRHIVNAKGLAGMNPGAMVLNLAREGIVDDEAVREGLDAERLHAYITDFPVPNMLGHPRVITLPHLGASTTESEENCAVMIADELRDYLENGNVVNSVNLPTLVLDRKGDTRIAVVNRNLPDRVARISHVLGESNLNILHLMNDSRGDLAYTLLDVDGKPDPSTLDALLQIDGVLRARVL, encoded by the coding sequence ATGTACCGCATACAGACCTACAACAATATCGCCATACGCGGGCTGGATCGCTTCCCGCGGGACCGTTACGAGGTCGCCTCGGACATCAATCAGCCCGACGCGCTGATGCTGCGCTCGTTTAATCTGCACGATGTCGATATCCCGGAGTCCGTGCTGGCCGTCGGGCGGGCTGGCAGCGGGGTGAACAATATCCCGGTCACGGCGCTGTCGGACCGTGGGGTTGCGGTATTCAACGCGCCCGGGGCCAACGCCAATGCGGTCAAGGAGCTGGTGATCGCCGGCCTGCTGCTGGGCGCGCGCAATCTGCTCCCGGCGGCCGGCTATGTGCAGGAGCTGGACCCGAGCAAGGACGACTTCATGGCCGCGGTCGAACACGGCAAGAAGCGGTTCACGGGCTTCGAACTGCCCGGGCGCAAGCTCGCCGTGCTGGGACTGGGCGCCATCGGTGTCGGCGTGGCCAATGCGGCCAAGGCCCTCGGCATGGAAGTCGTGGGTTTCGACCCCAAGGTCACGGTCGAGAATGCCTGGCGCCTCGATTCGGACATCGAGCGGGCGCGCTCCGTGGAAGCTGCCCTGGAGGGTGCCGACGCGGTGACGGTACATGTACCGCTGACCGAGAACACTCGCCATATCGTCAATGCCAAGGGGCTGGCTGGTATGAATCCAGGCGCGATGGTGCTGAACCTGGCGCGCGAGGGCATCGTCGATGACGAGGCCGTGCGCGAAGGGCTCGATGCCGAGCGGCTGCACGCCTACATTACCGACTTCCCGGTGCCCAACATGCTGGGCCACCCGCGGGTCATCACGCTGCCGCACCTGGGGGCTTCGACGACCGAGTCGGAAGAGAACTGCGCGGTGATGATCGCCGACGAGCTGCGCGACTATCTCGAGAACGGCAATGTGGTCAATTCGGTGAACCTGCCGACCCTGGTGCTGGACCGCAAGGGCGACACCCGCATCGCGGTGGTCAACCGCAATCTCCCGGATCGCGTGGCGCGCATCTCGCATGTCCTGGGCGAATCCAACCTGAACATCCTGCACCTGATGAACGATTCCCGTGGGGATCTCGCGTATACGCTTTTGGACGTGGACGGCAAGCCCGACCCGTCTACGCTGGATGCGTTGCTGCAGATTGATGGCGTGCTGCGCGCACGGGTGCTGTAG
- the pheA gene encoding prephenate dehydratase: MRNRIDALDGQLLELLSERARCAEAVARVKRDFEPNPVFYRPEREAEILRRVREENPGPLSGEAVVRLFREIMSECLALEHPLTVAYLGPEGTFTHLAARKHFGHAVETTPLTSIDQVFGAVEAGRAQFGVVPIENSSEGVVTHTVDCFLDSPLQICGEVVTPIHHHLLAQAEDLSQVRRVRAHAQALAQCRQWLDTHLPHAEREAVSSNARAAEVAAKDPESAAIASRVAAEHYGVPLRVQHVEDRADNTTRFLIIGTASTEPSGADRTSIMLSTANRPGSLYALLKPIAEAGISLTRIESRPSRCTQWTYVFFLDLVGHQKDPAIQDCLEQLRQTADTVKVLGSYPQAAT; this comes from the coding sequence TTGCGCAACCGCATCGACGCGCTGGACGGGCAGTTGCTGGAGCTTCTCAGCGAGCGTGCACGCTGCGCCGAGGCGGTCGCGCGGGTCAAGCGCGACTTCGAGCCGAATCCGGTCTTCTACCGGCCGGAGCGCGAGGCCGAGATCCTGCGGCGCGTGCGCGAGGAAAATCCCGGGCCCTTGTCCGGCGAGGCCGTGGTCCGGCTGTTCCGGGAGATCATGTCCGAGTGTCTGGCGCTCGAGCACCCGCTGACGGTCGCCTATCTGGGCCCCGAGGGTACGTTTACCCACCTGGCGGCACGCAAGCACTTTGGTCATGCGGTGGAGACCACCCCGCTGACCTCGATCGATCAGGTGTTTGGCGCGGTGGAAGCCGGGCGGGCGCAGTTCGGTGTAGTGCCGATCGAGAACAGCTCCGAGGGCGTGGTCACGCATACCGTGGACTGTTTCCTCGATTCGCCGCTGCAGATCTGCGGCGAGGTCGTGACGCCGATCCATCATCATCTTCTGGCGCAGGCCGAAGACCTGAGCCAGGTTCGCCGTGTCCGCGCGCACGCCCAGGCACTGGCCCAGTGTCGGCAGTGGCTGGACACCCACCTCCCACACGCGGAGCGCGAGGCGGTGTCCTCCAACGCGCGGGCGGCGGAGGTCGCGGCGAAAGATCCGGAAAGCGCGGCGATCGCCAGCCGCGTGGCCGCCGAGCACTATGGTGTTCCACTGCGGGTGCAGCATGTCGAGGATCGCGCGGACAACACCACGCGCTTCCTGATTATTGGCACCGCGTCCACCGAGCCGAGTGGTGCGGACCGGACTTCAATCATGCTTAGTACCGCGAACCGGCCAGGGTCGCTGTATGCACTGCTCAAGCCGATCGCAGAGGCCGGCATCAGCCTGACCCGGATCGAGTCGCGGCCCTCGCGCTGCACCCAGTGGACCTATGTGTTTTTCCTGGATCTGGTGGGCCACCAGAAGGATCCGGCAATCCAGGATTGTCTGGAACAGCTGCGCCAGACCGCCGATACCGTCAAGGTGCTGGGGAGCTACCCCCAGGCCGCTACCTAA